One genomic region from Candidatus Hydrogenedentota bacterium encodes:
- the glgC gene encoding glucose-1-phosphate adenylyltransferase, producing MDDRHSMKDVLAVVLAGGAGERLYPLTRNEAKPAVHFGGMYRIIDFTLSNCINSQIRKILVLVQYKSLSLIRHIHSAWNLSYPEWSEFIEVIPAQKRTGDNWYLGTADAIYQNLYSIDPIDCREVMVLSGDHIYKMDYQKMVTFHRAKGAAVTLAALEVPLAEGNRFGILEVDSDDRVTGFQEKPEKPRPSPHNPSTTLASMGVYVFDKDTLIRACYDDAERMSSHDFGKDIIPRLVETDPVYVYPFVDENRKEAKYWRDVGTLDSFWEANMDFVAVDPLFNLYDREWPVRTKLPMVPPAKFVFADEGIRFGVAIDSIVSPGCIISGGMVRRSVLSPEVRVNSYSYVEECILMPEVSIGRRARVRRAIVDTGVHVPEDVVIGYDSDEDMRRFRVTPRGVVVVEPQDFMFPSEVEAPGVSIS from the coding sequence ATGGATGACCGGCACAGCATGAAAGACGTGCTCGCCGTGGTATTGGCGGGCGGCGCGGGCGAACGGCTGTACCCCCTGACGCGCAACGAAGCCAAGCCCGCAGTGCATTTCGGCGGAATGTACCGCATCATTGATTTTACGCTCTCAAACTGCATCAACTCGCAAATCCGCAAGATCCTGGTTCTGGTTCAATACAAGTCGCTGTCCCTGATTCGTCATATCCACTCTGCGTGGAACTTGTCGTACCCCGAATGGAGCGAGTTCATCGAGGTTATCCCTGCTCAGAAACGCACGGGCGACAACTGGTACTTGGGCACCGCGGACGCCATCTACCAGAATCTGTACTCGATAGACCCGATCGACTGCCGTGAGGTGATGGTCCTGTCCGGCGACCATATCTACAAAATGGACTACCAGAAGATGGTGACGTTCCACAGGGCAAAAGGCGCTGCCGTAACGCTCGCGGCCCTCGAGGTCCCTCTCGCCGAAGGAAACCGCTTCGGGATACTGGAGGTCGATAGCGATGACCGCGTGACCGGGTTCCAGGAAAAACCGGAAAAACCGCGGCCGTCGCCCCACAACCCCAGCACAACGCTGGCCTCGATGGGCGTCTACGTATTCGATAAAGACACCCTTATTCGCGCCTGTTACGACGATGCCGAACGGATGAGCTCCCACGATTTCGGCAAAGACATCATCCCGCGGCTAGTGGAAACCGACCCGGTATATGTCTACCCCTTTGTCGACGAGAACCGAAAAGAGGCCAAGTACTGGCGGGATGTGGGCACATTAGACTCGTTCTGGGAAGCCAACATGGATTTCGTGGCGGTGGACCCCCTGTTCAACCTCTACGACCGGGAATGGCCGGTCCGCACCAAACTGCCCATGGTCCCCCCGGCAAAATTTGTGTTTGCCGACGAGGGCATCCGGTTTGGGGTCGCGATCGACTCGATAGTCAGCCCCGGGTGCATCATCAGCGGCGGCATGGTCCGGCGGAGCGTGCTCTCGCCTGAGGTCCGCGTGAACAGCTATTCGTACGTGGAAGAATGCATCCTCATGCCCGAGGTCTCCATAGGCCGTCGGGCACGTGTGCGCAGAGCCATCGTAGACACGGGGGTGCATGTGCCGGAAGACGTGGTTATCGGGTATGATTCCGATGAGGACATGCGGCGGTTCCGGGTGACGCCCCGCGGCGTCGTTGTGGTCGAGCCGCAGGATTTCATGTTTCCGTCAGAAGTCGAGGCACCGGGGGTGTCGATCTCGTAA
- the def gene encoding peptide deformylase produces MNIVLYPDEPLQGTAALVEDFGPKLEMLAADMFKAMYENEGVGLAAPQVGIPQRFFVCHDPESEPLCLVNPEILDMEGNETVDEGCLSLPQIYAPVQRATRIRVRASDPSGNALDFEARDLLARIIQHETDHLYGRIFLDRVDILTRQAKLKEWEELRPSLISAAPLQ; encoded by the coding sequence ATGAACATCGTCCTATATCCAGACGAACCCCTGCAAGGAACAGCGGCTCTCGTCGAGGACTTCGGGCCGAAGCTCGAGATGCTCGCCGCCGACATGTTCAAGGCCATGTATGAAAACGAAGGCGTGGGTTTGGCTGCCCCCCAGGTGGGCATCCCCCAGCGCTTCTTCGTCTGCCATGACCCTGAATCCGAGCCCCTCTGCCTGGTGAATCCCGAAATCCTCGATATGGAAGGCAATGAGACCGTCGACGAGGGCTGCTTGAGTTTGCCGCAGATTTACGCCCCCGTGCAACGGGCCACCCGGATTCGTGTCCGGGCATCCGATCCTTCGGGCAACGCGCTCGATTTCGAGGCCCGCGACTTGCTGGCGCGAATCATCCAGCACGAAACAGACCACTTGTATGGGCGAATATTCCTGGACCGCGTAGATATTCTGACCCGGCAGGCCAAACTGAAGGAGTGGGAGGAACTGCGTCCTTCCTTGATATCCGCCGCGCCGCTTCAATAG
- the recR gene encoding recombination mediator RecR, whose amino-acid sequence MSDTPVFEQLIEAFRRLPGIGKRSAERLALHILSAPENEAFILSDALLQARKHIVRCSICCDLSDGDPCAICANAGRDNGVICVVEQPSGAMAIEKAGTYKGLYHVLHGALNPLEGIGPDELTVDRLLRRISSGVREVIVATNATTEGEATALYLSRIIGQRFGTPVTRIAHGVPMGSGLEYADDATLAHALEGRKRV is encoded by the coding sequence CTGTCTGATACACCTGTCTTCGAGCAACTGATTGAAGCCTTCCGGCGCCTGCCCGGCATCGGAAAGAGGTCGGCCGAGCGGCTCGCGCTCCATATATTATCGGCGCCCGAGAACGAAGCGTTTATCTTGAGCGACGCCCTGCTGCAAGCCCGCAAACACATCGTGCGCTGTTCGATATGCTGCGATTTGTCCGACGGCGACCCCTGTGCCATATGTGCGAACGCCGGCCGCGACAACGGCGTGATTTGTGTGGTGGAACAGCCTTCGGGGGCAATGGCGATCGAGAAGGCCGGCACCTACAAGGGACTTTATCACGTGCTTCATGGCGCGCTCAATCCATTGGAAGGAATCGGCCCCGACGAACTCACGGTCGACAGGCTTCTGCGCCGCATCTCAAGCGGGGTTCGCGAAGTCATCGTCGCCACCAACGCCACCACCGAGGGCGAAGCGACAGCGCTGTACCTCTCCCGCATCATCGGGCAGCGTTTCGGCACGCCCGTAACGCGAATCGCGCACGGCGTCCCGATGGGAAGCGGCCTGGAATACGCGGATGACGCAACTCTCGCTCATGCTCTCGAGGGCCGCAAACGCGTATAA